DNA sequence from the Methanolobus sp. ZRKC5 genome:
CCATGACCTTAATGTCTGTTCCAATGCCAGGAATTTTATTTTTCAGGTCAGTGACCAGCTTTCTTTCAGACTCATATACGATCTGTTCAAGTTCTGAAAATGGAGCATGTCCAACACCAAAAGAAGTATCGTTTGCCACAGGAACCCTATCCCTCTGGAAAACATCCCTGAGATCTGATGAACCTGTACCGAGTTTACAGTCAACAATAATGTCCCTCTCAAGGTCAATATCAACAATTGTGTTTCTGATATAGTTTCTCGCAGCAGCTAGTGCCACAGACTCAGCAGGAATTTCCACGCCTTCAAATTCCTTTGTTGCCCTTCCCACAAGCAAAGTGTATATAGGCTGAGTGACCTCTCCGCCACCGAAATGAGGGTTTGACCTTCCTGCCACGATCTGAGTTTCATCAGTATTATGGTGGAGAACTACACCACATTTATCGATATATTCCTTGCACAATGCACGGCTTACGGCCTCGGCAAGACCGTCTGAGATACTATCAGGGTGACCCACACCCTTTCTCTCCACAAGTTCGATCTGCTGTTTTTCCACCGGCGTTTCTATCAGGTGTTCAACTTTGATATTTCGCATCATATTAATCCTCTAGAATATCAATTAATAAACAAGTAAAAGATAAGAATAGATAATTAAAGTTAACTATGTATCCTTCGCTATACCTAGCACCCATGCACTATATAATAATACCCATTCAAGATTATAACCTCCAGTAATTACGATGCTTTTATTAAATTCACAAAAGGAATATTTAATCAGCGTGAAGTCTATATGCTATAAATGTCTTTCAAATAACGTTCAATTGATACTGATTATAATTATACAGAAGGATCCCTATGATACGTATTGCAATACCCAATAAAGGGCGCTTACATGACCCCACCGTAAGTCTCCTCAAAGAGGCAGGATTGCCTGTACTTGAAGGTGGGACAAGGAAACTTTTTGCCAAAACAACCGATCCTGAGATCACTTACCTGTTTGCAAGAGCGGCAGATATTCCCGAATATGTACAGGATGGCGCAGCCGACGTAGGCATCACTGGCCTGGACCTTATACATGAAACAGAATCAGATGTGGAGATACTTCTTGACCTTAAATTTGGAGGTGCAAATCTCGTTCTGGCCGTACCTGAAGACTCCCCCATTTCTTCTGCAAAAGAACTCGAAGGAATGCGCGTTGCAACTGAGTTCCCCAATATCACTGCCAAGTACTTCGAGAACCTTGGAGTAAACATTGAAGTAGTAAAGGTTAGTGGTGCATGCGAGATGACACCTCATGTAGGGATTGCCGACGCTATCGTGGATATATCCAGCTCAGGCACAACTCTGGTCACAAATCATCTGAAAATGATAGAAAAGGCATTCACATCATCAGTATACCTTATTGCAAATAAGAAGACGCAGGAAGACAACGGTAAGATCGGGCAGATACAGACCGCCGTTGAGAGTGTTCTAAGAGCAAAAGGAAAGCGTTACCTTATGATGAATGTACCTACGGCGTCACTGGAAACTGTCAAGAAAGTCCTTCCCGGAATGGCTGGTCCAACGATAATGAAAGTCGAGTCAGATGACTCAGTACTTGCAGTGCATGCAGTTGTTGATGCCGCCACCATCTTTGC
Encoded proteins:
- the hisG gene encoding ATP phosphoribosyltransferase, with protein sequence MIRIAIPNKGRLHDPTVSLLKEAGLPVLEGGTRKLFAKTTDPEITYLFARAADIPEYVQDGAADVGITGLDLIHETESDVEILLDLKFGGANLVLAVPEDSPISSAKELEGMRVATEFPNITAKYFENLGVNIEVVKVSGACEMTPHVGIADAIVDISSSGTTLVTNHLKMIEKAFTSSVYLIANKKTQEDNGKIGQIQTAVESVLRAKGKRYLMMNVPTASLETVKKVLPGMAGPTIMKVESDDSVLAVHAVVDAATIFATVDELKKAGAKDILVVPIERMMP